The genomic DNA TTGCTTAAAGCGGGATTTACCAGTCTTTCCAGTCTTCTTTCAGAAACATTGGCTAATTCTGCCAGTGCTATTCCCATATAATCCAGTGGCAGCGCCATAGGCTGTCCATGAAAGTTTCCTGCTGAGATAGATTCCTCTGTTTCAGGGAAGATCAACGGATTGTCTGTCACAGCATTTACCTCTATCTCTATTTTTTCCTTTATGAATCTAAGGGCATCCTTACTTGCACCATGGATTTGCGGCATACATCTCAGGGCATATGCATCCTGAACTCTTAAATCTCCCTGTTTGGTAATCATCTTACTTCCATCTATTAAGTTTAAAAGGTTTTTAGCAGTATCTATCTGACCGCTGTGACCCCTAACTTTGTGTACCCTAGGATCCAATGCACATTTTATTCCAGTAAGAGCCTCCATAGTCAGTGCTCCTGCAATATCAGCTATCTTAGATAAGTTCAATGCGTCATAGATAGTCAAAACTCCCACAGCTGTCATAGCCTGAGTCCCGTTAATCAATGCTAATCCCTCTTTAGAAGTCAAGTATGGCAGTGGTTCTATCCCTGCCAGCTCAAGGGCTTTAACACTATCCATCCTTTCACCCTTATAGAAAGCCTCTCCTAATCCAAGCATAGTTAATACCATATGTGATAGGGGTGCCAAGTCTCCCGAAGCTCCCAGAGATCCCTTTTCAGGAATTACCGGATGTACCTCTTTATTTAAAAGTTCTATTAATTTTTCTACAGTTAACAATCTGATACCGGAATTCCCCTTTGTCAATGAATTTACACGAAGGACCATCATGGCTCTTACGATCTCTTCAGCAAATGGTTCTCCTACTCCGCAAGCGTGACTGATGATAAGATTTCTCTGGAGGTCATTTGTCTCTTCCTTTGAGATAACTACATCGGAAAATTTACCAAATCCAGTTGTGATACCATAAGATACCTTCCCTTCAGCAACAAATTTATCCACCACAGCCCGGGCTGTATTTATCCTCTCTTTTGCACTATCACCTAATTTCACCTTAAAGTTAAATCTGGCTACATTTACTATATCCTCTATGGACAATTTTTGATTTTCAATTAATATCTTTGACATTTTTCCCCCCTCGTATTTCTTTGCTACTCCTTTATTACTCTATTTAAATATGAAAGTCAACCGAATAGTGCTAAAATAACACGATTTCTACATTAATAGTGAAAATAAATATGTCAGTTAAAAATTGATTTTTAATGAAAAATAGAGTAAACTTTTGTTAGAAAAATAGTTTGAATTTACTAAGAGGTAATTCATGAATTATCCATACAGTTTGCCACAGGCATTAGGAGGAAAGAAAAATTGGAATCTTTAAAGAAATATAAATATATAAATAAGGAATTTTTTAGAAACTACCGAAGGGTAAAAAAAAATGTATGGACGGGACGAATTGACGGACAGGATCCTGATTCTCTCAGATGGCATCAGACTATTGAAGTGATCGACCTGGAAGACAACTTAGAAGATCTTAAATTTAAAAATGCAGTCTGTTTTATTGGATTTTCCAGTGATGAAGGGATTGAAAGAAATAAGGGAAATGTAGGAGCTGCAGAAGGTCCCAATTCCATACGTCGTGAGATGTGTAATTTCCCTAAAACCAGGGAAGATGTAACCCTCTACGATGCTGGAAACATATTTTGTATAGATGAAGATTTAGAAGGTGCTCAAAAAGCCCTTTCTACAGCAGTATCCAAGATCATAGCCTTGGGGATGTTTCCAATAGTCTTAGGAGGGGGACATGAGGTGGCTTTTGGTACTTATAATGGAATCTTAGATGTGGTATCCAGATACCAGAAGAAACCGAAAATCGGGATAATAAACTTCGATGCACATTTTGACATGAGACCTTATGAGGAACAGACTAGTTCTGGTACCATGTTTTTACAGATAGCTAACCAGTGTAAAGAGCGGGAATTAGA from Psychrilyobacter piezotolerans includes the following:
- the hutH gene encoding histidine ammonia-lyase, with the protein product MSKILIENQKLSIEDIVNVARFNFKVKLGDSAKERINTARAVVDKFVAEGKVSYGITTGFGKFSDVVISKEETNDLQRNLIISHACGVGEPFAEEIVRAMMVLRVNSLTKGNSGIRLLTVEKLIELLNKEVHPVIPEKGSLGASGDLAPLSHMVLTMLGLGEAFYKGERMDSVKALELAGIEPLPYLTSKEGLALINGTQAMTAVGVLTIYDALNLSKIADIAGALTMEALTGIKCALDPRVHKVRGHSGQIDTAKNLLNLIDGSKMITKQGDLRVQDAYALRCMPQIHGASKDALRFIKEKIEIEVNAVTDNPLIFPETEESISAGNFHGQPMALPLDYMGIALAELANVSERRLERLVNPALSNGLPAFLTKFGGVHSGFMIVQYSAASVVSENKVLAHPASVDSIPSSANQEDHVSMGTIAGRKAREIMKNARHVIAMEILGACQAIDLREENFLGRGTEIAYNFIREDVKFVNEDVVMYKYINKCYELISNKEMIDRVEEVVGELL
- the hutG gene encoding formimidoylglutamase codes for the protein MESLKKYKYINKEFFRNYRRVKKNVWTGRIDGQDPDSLRWHQTIEVIDLEDNLEDLKFKNAVCFIGFSSDEGIERNKGNVGAAEGPNSIRREMCNFPKTREDVTLYDAGNIFCIDEDLEGAQKALSTAVSKIIALGMFPIVLGGGHEVAFGTYNGILDVVSRYQKKPKIGIINFDAHFDMRPYEEQTSSGTMFLQIANQCKERELDFSYFVLGIQKYGNTRSLFKTADKFGAQYILARDINDYKELEVKNKLNMFIEENDHIYVTVCTDVFSSAYAPGVSAPQPFGIHPKSGRELIRHIAGTGKTVSFDIAEVSPRYDSGNITSKLAAILIFEIIDNLGRFSLKIEEK